In the Geobacter sp. FeAm09 genome, one interval contains:
- a CDS encoding 6-bladed beta-propeller has product MGEYNHTPTRGTLVGRLAAIGILCMLLAACAGSAAQTTRRIEWPPPPAQPQIAWAGEVGSYLDAGIRKGFWRRLADVFVGESDVRIGRPYGIYVDETGRLLIADPAFGVVHVMDAGQNTYTIIGQGEGPAFKNPIAITGDGAGNVYITDSAASLVYRYSFRDNALTPFIHSVERPTGIAFNRRNRLLYVSDTTSSQVVVCDLSGNERFRIGGTGSGPGQFNRPTDLFIDNSGTLYVTDPLNSRIQVFSAEGVFRRAFGRPGDGGGDFSKPKGVAVDSNGTIYVADAQLDAVQVYNMSGGFRFEFGASGSEAGTFWMPSGVHIDRNDRIYVADTYNRRIQIFRIVPPAAPQGKEK; this is encoded by the coding sequence ATGGGAGAATACAACCACACACCGACGCGGGGAACATTGGTCGGCCGTCTCGCAGCCATCGGCATCCTCTGCATGCTGCTGGCCGCCTGCGCCGGTTCGGCGGCACAGACGACGCGGCGGATAGAATGGCCGCCTCCACCCGCACAGCCCCAGATCGCCTGGGCCGGAGAAGTCGGCAGCTATCTGGATGCAGGGATACGCAAAGGCTTCTGGCGCCGGCTGGCGGATGTCTTCGTAGGGGAAAGCGATGTTCGTATCGGCCGCCCCTACGGCATCTACGTTGACGAAACCGGGCGGCTCCTTATCGCCGATCCCGCCTTTGGCGTTGTCCACGTCATGGATGCCGGCCAGAACACCTATACGATCATCGGCCAAGGGGAAGGGCCCGCTTTCAAGAACCCGATCGCCATTACCGGCGACGGGGCGGGCAACGTTTATATTACCGACTCGGCGGCCAGTCTGGTGTACCGCTATAGCTTCCGGGATAACGCCCTGACCCCTTTTATCCATTCCGTCGAACGCCCGACCGGGATCGCCTTCAACCGGAGGAACCGGCTGCTATACGTGAGCGATACTACCTCCAGCCAGGTTGTCGTCTGCGACCTGAGCGGCAACGAACGCTTTCGCATCGGAGGAACAGGCTCCGGGCCGGGGCAATTCAACCGCCCCACCGATCTTTTTATCGACAACAGCGGCACATTGTACGTCACCGATCCCCTGAACTCACGCATCCAGGTGTTTTCCGCCGAGGGGGTCTTCCGGAGGGCGTTTGGGCGGCCGGGCGACGGCGGCGGCGACTTCTCCAAGCCGAAAGGGGTTGCCGTGGACAGTAACGGCACCATCTATGTGGCCGATGCCCAACTCGATGCGGTACAGGTATACAACATGTCGGGCGGCTTCCGTTTTGAATTCGGTGCAAGCGGGAGCGAGGCCGGCACGTTCTGGATGCCGTCGGGCGTGCATATCGACCGCAACGACAGGATCTACGTGGCAGATACCTACAACCGGCGTATCCAGATCTTCCGGATTGTCCCGCCCGCGGCCCCGCAAGGAAAGGAGAAGTGA
- a CDS encoding cytochrome c3 family protein has product MDTNCYASCHNSSSYPSNVYSQFAVSGAHHPSGGYDSAANKHSETETLPLPATDKHVHCVDCHNPHQAIWQNAPLSNATASPNGPPSVNGVLKGVRGIDINGSQKTVASYEYEICFRCHSGDAALAGNYNTYPQVSRTFGSLDERERFDWGSAKSWHPVAKEFVRVGNSQGLSLKSASMTMIYCNDCHDSHGSGSHLLRLENPDTFSQGQSISNYPLCYSCHDETYLTSSATNIGKLHRAHVWGQHNPLSTNSSYRASCSACHDPHGVPYKAGLTTSSNALHLINFDLRYAGSGSSYDASTSSCLVTGTGTSGLSCHPTTTGTASFNPYPYP; this is encoded by the coding sequence ATGGACACGAACTGTTACGCCTCCTGCCACAACAGCTCCTCGTACCCGTCCAACGTCTACAGCCAGTTCGCCGTCTCCGGCGCACACCACCCGTCCGGCGGTTATGACAGCGCCGCCAACAAGCATAGTGAAACGGAAACGCTTCCCCTGCCGGCAACCGACAAGCATGTCCATTGCGTGGATTGCCACAATCCCCACCAGGCGATCTGGCAGAACGCCCCCCTGAGCAACGCCACGGCCTCGCCCAACGGCCCGCCCAGCGTGAACGGCGTCCTCAAGGGGGTGCGGGGCATCGACATCAACGGCAGTCAGAAGACCGTGGCCAGCTACGAGTACGAGATCTGCTTCCGGTGCCACTCCGGCGATGCCGCCCTGGCAGGCAACTATAACACCTATCCGCAGGTGTCACGCACCTTCGGCTCGCTGGACGAGCGCGAGCGTTTCGACTGGGGGAGCGCCAAGTCCTGGCACCCGGTGGCCAAGGAATTCGTCCGGGTCGGGAACAGCCAGGGGCTGAGCCTCAAAAGCGCCAGCATGACCATGATCTACTGCAACGACTGCCACGACTCCCACGGCTCGGGCAGCCACCTGCTGCGCCTGGAAAACCCGGACACCTTCTCCCAGGGGCAGAGCATCTCGAACTACCCGCTCTGCTATAGCTGCCACGACGAAACCTATCTCACGAGTTCCGCCACCAACATCGGGAAACTGCACCGGGCCCACGTCTGGGGCCAGCACAACCCGCTCAGCACCAACAGCAGCTACCGGGCCTCCTGCTCCGCCTGTCACGACCCCCACGGCGTCCCGTACAAGGCCGGGCTCACCACCAGTTCCAATGCCCTGCACCTGATAAATTTCGACCTGCGCTACGCCGGCAGCGGGTCCTCCTACGATGCGTCAACCAGCAGCTGCCTCGTCACCGGCACCGGCACCAGCGGGCTTTCCTGCCACCCCACGACAACCGGCACGGCCAGTTTCAACCCCTATCCCTACCCCTGA
- a CDS encoding cytochrome C codes for MRKQILTALVFGALGVASAALAAPGDGVLNSPHNMTTYGYTDSNGRVCAFCHTPHHAATSTNVSDYLPLWSRATDTTVFTTAYASSTINAAELQETTSDKAIGPTRLCMSCHDGTIAPDQHYGNTGTAAMLTGDNFPTLGNGAGVGAGTAGLSNDHPVGFSYTDVAVGPATGSPSASDISAATANQDPWIRQASVTYTGNTYNITVQDRLYFSNGKSYMTCATCHDVHNKKNTYTTTGTEPVNYLVLAPQKDSALCLTCHIK; via the coding sequence ATGAGAAAACAGATTTTGACTGCACTTGTGTTTGGTGCTCTCGGCGTTGCCTCGGCTGCACTCGCCGCGCCTGGGGATGGTGTTCTCAACTCGCCCCACAACATGACGACTTACGGCTATACCGATTCCAACGGGCGCGTGTGCGCATTCTGCCACACCCCTCACCATGCCGCCACCAGCACGAATGTCAGCGATTATCTGCCGCTTTGGTCCCGCGCCACGGATACCACGGTGTTCACCACCGCTTATGCCAGCTCGACCATCAACGCCGCCGAACTGCAGGAAACCACCAGCGACAAGGCTATCGGCCCGACCCGTCTCTGCATGAGCTGTCATGACGGCACGATCGCCCCTGACCAGCACTACGGCAACACCGGCACCGCCGCCATGTTGACCGGCGACAACTTCCCGACCCTCGGCAACGGCGCAGGCGTTGGTGCCGGCACCGCCGGTCTGTCCAACGACCATCCGGTCGGCTTCAGCTACACCGATGTGGCCGTCGGCCCCGCCACGGGCAGCCCGTCCGCCAGCGATATCTCCGCCGCCACCGCCAATCAGGATCCCTGGATTCGTCAGGCGAGCGTCACCTACACCGGCAACACCTACAATATCACGGTTCAGGACCGCCTCTATTTCTCCAACGGTAAATCGTACATGACCTGCGCTACCTGCCACGACGTGCACAACAAGAAGAACACGTACACGACTACGGGCACCGAGCCGGTCAACTACCTGGTGCTGGCACCGCAGAAGGATTCCGCCCTCTGCCTGACCTGCCACATCAAGTAG
- a CDS encoding cytochrome c3 family protein produces the protein MKLFRAILAALAVATMALPSRSGADSIVNSPHNLSSGSTARVMSTEETRVCIFCHTPHHATKLSDTSYTGPLWSREENTAQDYTPYASTTIAASPGQPQGPSRLCLSCHDGTIALGAPGTHATSATLGPLTPPPTGKSTVLGKDLRDDHPISMEYGRKTSEFRDAATVTGTTRIKLVRRASTLYVECTSCHDPHDNQYGNFLVLDTSSHRDALCTVCHAKTDWTGSAHENGGTRSSGSIPADVAKNGCVNCHTPTGPSRGSIC, from the coding sequence ATGAAACTCTTCCGCGCCATCCTGGCGGCTCTGGCGGTAGCAACCATGGCCCTGCCTTCCCGATCAGGCGCCGACAGCATCGTCAACTCTCCCCACAACCTGTCGTCGGGAAGCACGGCCCGGGTGATGTCCACGGAAGAGACGCGGGTCTGCATCTTCTGCCATACCCCCCACCACGCGACCAAGCTTTCCGATACCAGCTATACCGGGCCGCTCTGGAGCCGCGAGGAGAACACCGCCCAGGACTATACTCCCTACGCGTCCACTACCATCGCAGCCAGCCCGGGCCAGCCCCAGGGGCCTTCACGACTCTGCCTGAGTTGCCACGACGGCACCATTGCCCTTGGCGCCCCGGGCACCCACGCCACCTCGGCGACACTTGGTCCCCTTACGCCGCCTCCCACCGGGAAATCGACCGTTCTGGGCAAGGACCTGCGCGACGACCATCCGATCTCCATGGAGTATGGCCGCAAGACCTCCGAATTCCGGGATGCCGCCACGGTGACCGGAACCACCCGCATCAAACTGGTGAGGCGCGCAAGCACCCTGTACGTGGAGTGCACCTCCTGCCACGACCCCCATGACAACCAGTACGGCAATTTTTTGGTGTTGGACACCTCCAGCCACCGGGATGCACTCTGCACCGTCTGCCACGCCAAGACCGACTGGACGGGGAGTGCCCACGAGAACGGCGGCACCCGCTCCAGCGGGAGCATCCCGGCCGATGTGGCCAAGAACGGCTGCGTCAACTGCCACACCCCCACGGGGCCCAGCAGGGGGTCGATCTGCTGA